The following are encoded together in the Streptomyces rapamycinicus NRRL 5491 genome:
- a CDS encoding enoyl-CoA hydratase family protein — protein sequence MGVSTSEAEKGVAVVTVDFPPVNALPVRGWYDLADAVRAAGRDPDVRCVVLTATGRGFNAGVDIKEMQRDGGHGALIGANRGCFEAFAAVYECEVPVVAAVQGFCVGGGIGLVGNSDAIVASEDAVFGLPELDRGALGAATHLARLVPQHLMRALYYTSRTATAEELHRHGSVWKVVPRAELREAALELAHEIAAKDGYLLRLAKASINGIDPVDVRRSYRFEQGFTFEANLSGVADRVRATFGTDKSKGQEGQS from the coding sequence ATGGGTGTCTCCACCTCCGAGGCGGAAAAGGGCGTCGCCGTTGTCACCGTCGACTTTCCGCCCGTCAACGCCCTGCCTGTACGGGGCTGGTACGACCTGGCCGACGCGGTGCGCGCGGCGGGCCGCGACCCGGACGTCCGGTGCGTGGTACTCACCGCCACCGGACGCGGATTCAACGCGGGCGTCGACATCAAGGAAATGCAGCGCGACGGCGGTCACGGTGCACTGATCGGAGCGAACCGCGGCTGTTTCGAGGCATTCGCCGCGGTGTACGAGTGCGAGGTCCCGGTCGTCGCGGCCGTACAGGGCTTCTGCGTCGGTGGCGGCATAGGGCTGGTCGGCAACTCCGACGCGATCGTGGCAAGCGAGGACGCCGTTTTCGGCCTGCCCGAACTGGACCGGGGCGCTCTGGGGGCCGCGACCCATCTGGCACGACTGGTCCCCCAGCATCTGATGCGCGCCCTCTACTACACCTCGCGCACCGCCACCGCCGAGGAACTGCATCGCCACGGCTCGGTGTGGAAAGTCGTCCCGCGCGCGGAACTGCGGGAAGCGGCTCTGGAGTTGGCCCACGAGATCGCCGCCAAGGACGGGTATCTGCTGCGGCTGGCCAAGGCTTCCATCAATGGCATCGACCCCGTGGACGTCCGGCGCAGCTACCGCTTCGAGCAGGGGTTCACCTTCGAAGCGAACCTCAGCGGGGTCGCCGACCGCGTCCGCGCCACCTTCGGCACGGACAAGAGCAAAGGCCAGGAGGGGCAGTCATGA
- a CDS encoding SDR family oxidoreductase, producing MVSVAYDLSDRVAVVTGGTRGVGAGIARAFLVAGAEVVVCARRTPDATVEADGRTARFVSVDLRDPAAVREIFAQVAADHGRLDTLVNNAGGAPFRMLADGGAERHARVVELNLLAPLTASLAAYEVMSSQASGGSITMIGSVSGTRPSPGTAAYGAAKAGLESLARSMAVEWAPKIRINTLVLGMVRTELSALHYGDEAGVAAVGRTVPLGRLAEPSEVGDACVFLASDRATYISGASLLVHGGGERPAFLDAATVNKET from the coding sequence ATGGTGAGCGTGGCTTACGACCTGTCGGATCGGGTCGCCGTCGTCACCGGCGGTACCCGGGGCGTGGGCGCGGGGATCGCGCGGGCCTTCCTCGTAGCGGGCGCGGAGGTCGTCGTCTGCGCGCGCAGAACCCCGGACGCGACAGTGGAGGCGGATGGCCGCACGGCCCGATTCGTCTCTGTCGACCTGCGCGATCCGGCGGCCGTACGGGAAATCTTCGCCCAGGTGGCCGCCGACCACGGACGGCTGGATACTCTCGTCAACAACGCCGGAGGGGCCCCGTTCCGGATGCTGGCCGACGGCGGGGCCGAGCGCCATGCGCGTGTCGTCGAGCTGAACCTACTCGCTCCGCTGACGGCTTCCCTGGCCGCGTACGAGGTGATGAGCAGCCAGGCGTCGGGCGGTTCGATCACCATGATCGGCAGCGTCAGCGGCACTCGCCCCTCCCCGGGCACCGCCGCCTACGGCGCCGCCAAAGCTGGACTGGAAAGCCTCGCCCGCTCCATGGCCGTGGAGTGGGCGCCGAAAATACGGATCAACACGCTCGTCCTCGGCATGGTCCGCACCGAACTCTCCGCTCTGCACTACGGAGACGAGGCGGGCGTCGCCGCGGTGGGCCGCACCGTACCGCTCGGGCGGCTCGCGGAGCCCTCCGAGGTGGGTGACGCCTGCGTCTTCCTCGCCTCCGACCGCGCCACGTACATCTCCGGCGCGAGCCTGCTCGTCCACGGCGGCGGGGAGCGCCCCGCCTTCCTCGACGCCGCCACCGTCAACAAGGAGACATGA
- a CDS encoding SDR family oxidoreductase — MTGICAGRVAVVTGAGRGLGRAHALALAAEGARVVVNDLGVGLDGAAEADGPAQRVVDEIAGLGGEAVAHGGDIATTDGAASLIATALEAFGRLDTLVNNAGFLRDRMLVNLDEGDWDAVMRVHLKGHFLPLKHAAAHWRAEAKDGRTPRARVVNTSSGAGLLGSVGQGNYSAAKAGIIGLTLVAAAELGRYGVEINAIAPAARTRMTEHTFAETMAAPGEGGFDAMAPENVSPLVVWLGSTASTGVTGRVFEAEGGRITVMEGWRPGPTADKGARWSPAEAGEAVLGLLAASEIPQPVYGAR, encoded by the coding sequence ATGACCGGAATCTGCGCCGGACGCGTCGCCGTCGTCACCGGAGCCGGCCGAGGACTGGGCCGGGCGCACGCACTCGCCCTCGCCGCCGAGGGAGCGAGGGTGGTGGTCAACGATCTCGGTGTGGGGCTGGACGGGGCCGCGGAAGCGGACGGCCCGGCCCAGCGGGTCGTGGACGAGATCGCGGGCTTGGGCGGCGAGGCGGTCGCGCACGGCGGTGACATCGCGACGACCGACGGGGCCGCCTCGCTGATCGCCACCGCTCTGGAAGCATTCGGGCGGCTCGACACCCTGGTCAACAATGCCGGGTTCCTCCGGGACCGGATGCTGGTCAATCTGGACGAGGGCGACTGGGACGCCGTTATGCGGGTCCATCTCAAGGGACACTTCCTGCCGCTGAAACACGCCGCGGCGCACTGGCGAGCCGAGGCGAAGGACGGCCGTACGCCCCGGGCGCGCGTCGTCAACACCAGCTCTGGCGCCGGGCTGCTCGGCAGCGTCGGCCAGGGCAACTACTCCGCCGCGAAGGCCGGAATCATCGGTCTCACGCTCGTCGCCGCCGCTGAGCTGGGCCGCTATGGCGTTGAGATCAACGCCATCGCCCCGGCCGCGCGCACCCGCATGACCGAACACACCTTTGCCGAGACGATGGCGGCGCCGGGCGAGGGCGGATTCGACGCGATGGCCCCGGAGAACGTCTCCCCGCTGGTCGTCTGGCTGGGATCCACTGCCTCCACGGGAGTCACCGGACGGGTCTTTGAGGCGGAGGGCGGCCGGATCACCGTGATGGAGGGCTGGCGTCCTGGTCCGACTGCCGACAAAGGGGCCCGGTGGAGTCCGGCGGAGGCGGGCGAGGCGGTGCTGGGGCTGCTCGCCGCCTCGGAAATCCCACAGCCGGTCTACGGCGCACGATGA
- a CDS encoding hypothetical protein (Catalyzes the synthesis of acetoacetyl coenzyme A from two molecules of acetyl coenzyme A. It can also act as a thiolase, catalyzing the reverse reaction and generating two-carbon units from the four-carbon product of fatty acid oxidation), translating into MPDAVVVSGCRTAVGTTGGFFADASVCRLGAVVIREAVRRAGLDGGDVDAVVMGMAAQAGAGPNPARLAAARAGIPLGVPATTLNTLGLSGLQAISLAAVLVSTGQCGVVVAGGMESSSAAPQLLPRPRRGGPIAVAAVTEPWGLSPSPLPRGERKKLGEESRRRALAAYAAGRLGEEIVSMPVAPAGGRGAGVIRDRDEALSGRVALPRGWPSPADGAAAVVVMSPARARSLGPPPLASIGAYGTSAGGARSAPEAVAVRDALRRDSVLDVPDLVLLEIHEESAGAAAEAARALRVPLERVNVNGGALAFGHPIGMSGARMVLTLAYELRRRGGGAGAVAVRAEDGQCEGLLISV; encoded by the coding sequence ATGCCTGATGCAGTCGTGGTATCGGGATGTCGCACCGCAGTCGGTACGACCGGGGGGTTCTTCGCCGACGCCTCGGTGTGCCGGCTCGGCGCCGTTGTCATCCGGGAGGCCGTCCGCCGGGCAGGGCTGGACGGCGGTGACGTCGACGCGGTGGTCATGGGTATGGCCGCGCAGGCGGGGGCCGGACCCAATCCGGCCCGTCTGGCGGCAGCTCGCGCGGGTATCCCGCTGGGGGTGCCCGCCACCACGCTGAACACGCTCGGCCTCTCGGGACTGCAGGCCATCTCGCTCGCGGCGGTGCTGGTCAGCACAGGTCAGTGCGGCGTCGTGGTGGCGGGCGGAATGGAGTCGTCGAGCGCCGCGCCGCAGCTGCTCCCACGCCCGCGTCGCGGTGGGCCGATCGCCGTCGCGGCGGTGACCGAGCCATGGGGACTGAGCCCGTCGCCGCTGCCTCGCGGGGAGCGGAAGAAGCTTGGGGAGGAGTCGCGCCGACGCGCCCTGGCGGCTTACGCGGCCGGCCGGCTGGGTGAGGAAATCGTGTCCATGCCGGTGGCCCCGGCGGGAGGGCGCGGGGCCGGGGTGATCCGGGACCGGGACGAGGCATTGAGCGGGCGTGTTGCCCTTCCGCGGGGGTGGCCGTCGCCCGCGGACGGCGCGGCGGCCGTCGTCGTGATGAGCCCTGCCCGCGCGCGGAGTCTGGGTCCGCCTCCCCTGGCCTCGATCGGTGCTTACGGTACGTCGGCGGGTGGAGCCCGGTCCGCACCTGAGGCGGTTGCGGTGCGCGATGCTCTGCGGCGCGACAGCGTGCTCGATGTTCCGGACCTCGTGCTCTTGGAGATCCACGAGGAGTCGGCCGGGGCTGCGGCCGAGGCCGCGAGAGCACTTCGCGTCCCCTTGGAGCGGGTCAACGTGAACGGTGGGGCGCTGGCCTTCGGGCATCCGATCGGCATGTCGGGTGCGCGCATGGTGCTGACGCTGGCATACGAGCTGCGGCGGCGCGGGGGCGGGGCCGGTGCGGTGGCCGTCCGCGCGGAGGACGGGCAGTGCGAGGGACTGTTGATCAGCGTGTAG
- a CDS encoding glucose 1-dehydrogenase, with protein MRRTDGAGELGGRVALVTGAARGMGAAEARLLHAAGAAVVLTDVLGEEGAALATELGDDALFVHHDVTLEAHWRAVVSSALDRFGRLDILVNNAGTYSTRPLLEETVERFERLYRVNLIGPFLGIQTVAPVLREAGGGTIVNISSTAGMTAFPEHAAYGASKWALRGLTRTAALELGPHGIRVNSVYPGAVSTPMLAGVVQRAKEQNTAGPSPLRRFGEPREVAELVLFLASDRASYVNGGEFVVDGGTVAGRGG; from the coding sequence GTGAGACGAACGGATGGAGCCGGAGAACTCGGCGGCCGGGTGGCACTGGTCACCGGAGCGGCCCGTGGCATGGGGGCAGCCGAGGCCAGGCTCCTGCACGCGGCGGGTGCCGCAGTGGTCCTCACCGATGTCCTCGGTGAGGAAGGCGCGGCGCTGGCGACGGAATTGGGCGACGACGCGCTCTTCGTCCACCACGATGTGACCCTGGAGGCACACTGGCGGGCCGTGGTGAGCAGCGCGCTCGACCGTTTCGGACGCCTCGACATCCTGGTCAACAACGCGGGGACATACAGCACCAGACCCCTCCTGGAGGAGACCGTCGAGCGCTTCGAGCGGCTCTACCGGGTCAATCTGATCGGGCCGTTCCTCGGCATCCAAACCGTGGCGCCGGTCCTGCGTGAGGCCGGGGGAGGGACGATCGTCAACATCTCCTCGACGGCCGGTATGACGGCTTTCCCGGAGCATGCCGCCTATGGCGCCTCCAAGTGGGCGTTGCGGGGACTGACCAGGACGGCCGCGCTGGAACTCGGACCGCACGGAATCCGGGTCAACTCCGTTTACCCGGGCGCCGTGAGCACACCGATGCTCGCCGGCGTCGTTCAGCGTGCCAAGGAGCAGAACACCGCGGGACCGTCACCACTCAGGCGGTTCGGGGAACCGCGGGAAGTGGCGGAGCTGGTGCTCTTTCTCGCGTCCGATCGCGCCTCGTACGTGAACGGAGGCGAGTTCGTCGTGGACGGAGGGACCGTCGCGGGCCGGGGCGGATGA
- a CDS encoding TetR/AcrR family transcriptional regulator, with translation MTMTKPPSAQRTRTAGRRRAADTSARRQDIIDIAADLFATRGYRSTTVREIGDAAGVLSGSLYHHFDSKETILHELVSGYLKEIGDRYQEISDRSLEPAEAIRQLITAAFSSLHAHRAAVTVIQNEREQLSELPRFAYLDEEERRTQRLWVSVLQEGISSGVFRAGLDPDTVYRFIRDAVWVSVRWYRPEGPLTEEALADQYLSVILHGLLDSDTERVPEKPKRAPAKRTSTAKAKKTTATKKTTTATRTRTSRADG, from the coding sequence ATGACCATGACCAAGCCACCGTCCGCCCAACGGACTCGCACGGCGGGGCGCCGACGCGCCGCCGACACCTCCGCTCGGAGGCAGGACATCATCGATATCGCGGCGGATCTCTTCGCGACACGTGGCTATCGGTCGACGACGGTTCGGGAGATCGGCGACGCGGCGGGAGTGCTGTCGGGCAGCCTTTACCACCATTTCGACTCCAAGGAGACCATCCTCCATGAGCTGGTCTCGGGCTATCTGAAGGAGATCGGGGACCGCTACCAGGAGATCAGCGACAGGTCGCTGGAGCCGGCGGAGGCGATCCGGCAGCTGATCACCGCCGCCTTCTCCTCCCTCCATGCGCACCGCGCCGCCGTCACCGTCATCCAGAACGAGCGGGAGCAGTTGAGCGAACTGCCTCGCTTCGCCTACCTCGACGAGGAAGAGCGCCGGACGCAGCGCCTGTGGGTCTCGGTCCTCCAGGAAGGCATCTCCAGCGGTGTCTTCCGGGCCGGTCTCGATCCCGATACGGTCTACCGCTTCATCCGGGACGCCGTGTGGGTCTCCGTCCGCTGGTACCGGCCGGAGGGCCCGCTGACCGAAGAGGCGCTGGCGGATCAGTATCTCTCGGTCATCCTGCACGGCCTGCTCGACAGCGACACCGAAAGGGTCCCCGAGAAGCCGAAGCGCGCCCCCGCGAAGCGCACGAGTACGGCGAAGGCGAAGAAGACGACGGCCACGAAAAAGACGACGACCGCGACCCGGACCCGCACATCGCGGGCAGACGGCTGA
- a CDS encoding LLM class flavin-dependent oxidoreductase, giving the protein MQFGIFLGPLHKPSGNPTWDLERDLQMIQRLDELGFDEAFIGEHHSSGWEIIGSPEVFIAAAAERTKHIRLATGVVSLPYHHPLMVAERLVLLDHLTRGRVTLGVGPGALPSDASMMGLDYSSLRERMEESLEAILALLQDEGTIDRKTDWFELRRAQLQMLPYTRPRPEVAVTAVASPSGPRLAGRLGLPMIALAAGTPAGQKVLAEHWRIYEEQLAAAGHPAPDRADWRLVSPIHVAPTRAQAEHQVSYAIEDAGGYFFRDSSVLTSVLNEAGLPPDAPKLDVFRASGMGCIGSVEDVIEHIERLRELSGGFGKFLIMVQDWADHDDTLKSLEVFAREVMPHFQDSNRRRLENWNTFHAGEPEFQRDLAAAGARARERYEETRRSGDGTR; this is encoded by the coding sequence ATGCAGTTCGGGATTTTCCTGGGGCCGTTGCACAAGCCGTCGGGGAATCCGACATGGGACCTTGAGCGGGATCTCCAGATGATCCAGAGGCTGGACGAACTCGGATTCGATGAGGCCTTCATCGGCGAGCACCATTCGAGCGGCTGGGAGATCATCGGCAGCCCCGAGGTGTTCATCGCCGCTGCGGCCGAGCGTACCAAGCACATCAGGCTCGCCACTGGTGTGGTGTCCCTGCCCTATCACCACCCGCTCATGGTCGCCGAACGGCTTGTGTTGCTCGACCACCTGACCCGCGGGCGGGTGACGCTCGGCGTCGGCCCGGGGGCCCTTCCTTCCGACGCGTCCATGATGGGCCTCGACTACTCCTCCCTGCGGGAGCGCATGGAGGAGTCACTCGAAGCCATCCTCGCTCTCTTGCAGGACGAGGGCACCATCGACCGCAAGACGGACTGGTTCGAACTCCGCCGTGCACAACTCCAGATGCTTCCCTACACCAGGCCGCGTCCGGAGGTCGCGGTGACCGCTGTGGCCTCGCCCTCCGGCCCACGGCTCGCCGGGCGTCTCGGCCTGCCGATGATCGCACTCGCGGCCGGTACCCCGGCCGGCCAGAAGGTGCTTGCGGAGCACTGGCGGATCTACGAGGAGCAACTGGCGGCGGCCGGCCATCCGGCTCCGGACCGTGCCGACTGGCGGCTGGTGAGCCCGATCCATGTGGCCCCCACCCGTGCGCAGGCCGAACACCAGGTCTCATACGCGATCGAGGACGCCGGCGGCTACTTCTTCCGCGACTCCAGCGTGCTGACCTCCGTTCTCAACGAGGCCGGACTGCCGCCGGACGCACCCAAGCTCGATGTCTTCCGTGCCTCCGGGATGGGGTGCATCGGCTCGGTTGAGGACGTCATCGAGCACATCGAACGGTTGCGGGAGCTGTCCGGCGGTTTCGGCAAGTTCCTGATCATGGTGCAGGACTGGGCCGATCACGACGACACCCTGAAGTCCCTGGAGGTGTTCGCCCGGGAGGTCATGCCCCACTTCCAGGATTCAAACCGACGTCGGCTGGAGAACTGGAACACCTTCCACGCCGGCGAGCCGGAGTTCCAGCGCGACCTGGCCGCCGCCGGCGCCCGCGCGCGGGAGCGGTACGAGGAGACGCGCCGCTCCGGCGACGGCACGCGATGA
- a CDS encoding SDR family NAD(P)-dependent oxidoreductase, whose translation MPDLHGAVALVTGAAQGVGRATALAFAERGTAVTIVDINAAGLRYVADEVKAVGGEVRLVVADVGKEPDVARSVQETEAAFGRLDILVNNAVAYNRDIEGADLDVVSTPEAVWARTFDVNLHGATYGIRHAIPLMLRGGGGSIVNVGSTSGFSGDVVHVAYAASMAAKYSLTRSTATTHGKDGIRCNALATGLILSPTARQNLDGEKLSAYHDNLLVPDFAVPEDIASVILFLASDASKYINGQTIIADGGFQAHQPWHAQSHIVHPDAVGHQEGRNRA comes from the coding sequence ATGCCTGATCTTCATGGCGCGGTGGCGCTCGTGACCGGGGCCGCGCAGGGCGTGGGACGGGCCACCGCGCTCGCGTTCGCCGAGCGGGGTACCGCCGTCACGATCGTGGACATCAACGCCGCGGGCCTGCGTTACGTCGCTGACGAGGTAAAAGCGGTCGGCGGCGAGGTGCGCCTCGTCGTGGCGGACGTCGGCAAGGAGCCGGATGTCGCACGTTCGGTTCAGGAGACGGAGGCTGCGTTCGGCCGACTGGACATTCTGGTCAACAACGCCGTGGCGTACAACCGCGACATCGAGGGCGCGGACCTCGACGTGGTCTCCACTCCCGAAGCGGTCTGGGCGCGTACCTTCGATGTCAATCTGCACGGTGCCACCTACGGCATCCGGCACGCCATTCCGCTGATGCTGCGCGGTGGCGGCGGTTCCATCGTCAACGTCGGCTCGACGTCCGGCTTCAGTGGCGACGTGGTGCATGTCGCCTACGCGGCGTCAATGGCGGCCAAGTATTCGCTGACGCGCTCGACAGCCACCACTCATGGCAAAGACGGCATTCGCTGCAACGCGCTGGCCACCGGGCTCATTCTCAGCCCCACGGCCAGGCAGAACCTCGATGGCGAGAAGCTGTCGGCCTATCACGACAATCTGCTGGTACCGGACTTCGCGGTGCCGGAAGACATCGCGTCCGTCATCCTCTTCCTCGCCTCCGACGCCAGCAAGTACATCAACGGCCAGACGATCATCGCGGACGGCGGCTTCCAGGCCCATCAGCCCTGGCACGCGCAGTCTCACATCGTCCATCCGGACGCCGTCGGCCATCAAGAAGGGCGAAACCGCGCATGA
- a CDS encoding phosphotriesterase family protein, with protein sequence MTQNTDEPVVATAGGPVPVSRLGTTLMHEHIFVTSPEIQQNWPDYPEQWDEETQIEAALKKLADAKANGIDTIVDLTVIGLGRYVPRVKRVAEQTDVNIVVATGAYVLHDLPVYFHYRGPGTPAGGPDRMYEFFVRDIEEGVTGTGVRAAILKCVTDAAGLTPDVERVLRSVARAHRRTGAPITTHTHAGLRRGLDQQQVFANEGVDLSRVIIGHSGDTDDYGYLEELIAAGSYLGMDRFGLDTVPFGKRVEIVAEMCRRGHADKMVLSHDTSCFSDMSDPVRRRELYPDWRWTHIPQDVVPALLERGVTQEQIDQMMVENPRRIFSHDGGY encoded by the coding sequence ATGACGCAGAACACCGATGAACCGGTGGTGGCGACCGCCGGCGGACCAGTCCCGGTGTCCCGGCTCGGCACCACGCTGATGCACGAGCACATCTTCGTGACCAGTCCCGAGATCCAGCAGAACTGGCCGGACTATCCGGAACAGTGGGACGAGGAAACGCAGATCGAGGCGGCGCTGAAGAAACTCGCCGACGCCAAGGCGAACGGCATCGACACCATCGTCGACCTCACCGTGATCGGGCTGGGACGCTACGTCCCGCGGGTGAAACGGGTCGCGGAGCAGACGGACGTCAACATCGTCGTCGCCACGGGTGCCTACGTCCTGCACGACCTGCCGGTGTACTTCCATTACCGAGGCCCCGGCACACCGGCCGGGGGCCCCGACCGGATGTACGAGTTCTTCGTCCGGGACATCGAGGAGGGCGTCACCGGCACCGGCGTGCGAGCGGCGATCCTCAAATGCGTGACCGATGCGGCCGGTCTGACCCCGGACGTCGAGCGTGTCCTGCGTTCAGTGGCCCGAGCACACCGCCGCACGGGTGCGCCGATCACGACGCACACTCACGCCGGGCTCCGGCGCGGGCTGGACCAGCAACAAGTCTTCGCCAACGAAGGAGTCGACCTGAGCCGCGTGATCATCGGTCATTCCGGTGACACGGACGACTACGGATACCTCGAGGAACTCATCGCGGCGGGATCCTACCTGGGGATGGACCGCTTCGGGCTCGATACCGTCCCGTTCGGCAAACGGGTCGAGATCGTCGCGGAGATGTGCCGACGCGGCCACGCCGACAAGATGGTCCTCTCCCACGACACCTCCTGCTTCTCGGACATGTCCGATCCGGTGCGCCGCAGGGAGCTCTATCCCGACTGGCGGTGGACGCACATCCCCCAGGACGTGGTCCCGGCACTGTTGGAGCGCGGGGTGACCCAAGAGCAGATCGACCAGATGATGGTGGAGAACCCGCGGCGGATCTTCTCGCACGACGGGGGTTACTGA